In Terriglobus aquaticus, the genomic window GTCATGGTGTCGGTGCTGCAGTTGACCAGCAGCGCCGCGGCGGCGGAGGCGCCGGGTGCGGCTTCGTCGATGGCCCCTACCACGGCGAGGGTGCTGGGAAGGACGGCGCCGGGTTCAAAGCCGGCATCGCGCACGGCTGCTTCGTATTCCGCGAGCACGAGCAGCGGGATGGCGACGGTGAGCACCTGAAGCTGGCGGGCGCGGTCAGTCATGACCTGGTAGCTGATCTGAGCGGCGTCGACCGGGAACGGCAGGAGGCGCGAGAGGCGGAAGCGGACGACGGCGAGCGCCTCATCGGAGTCAGTGGGCAGCGCGTCGAAGTCGAGCAGGATGACGCGGACCGCGGCGTCAGGAACGATGAGAGTGACGTCGCGCAGCTTGCCCTGCTGGAGTTGGGTGAGCACCTGGCGGACGGCGGCGGAGACGCGCGCCGGATCGTTCAGGTTGCGGTCGCGGAGGCCGGGCTGGACGGCGAAGCGTGGGAGCTCGGCGCGGGCGACCTGGGCCAGGATGCCGGACGCGTCGGCAGCACGCGCGGCGAAGACGCCCTCGGGGCGGATCTCCACGGCGAGGCGCGGACGGGTCTCGAAACTCGATCTCGGGATCAGGGACGGCATGCAGGCGGACAGATCTAGGCTACATGCTTTGAGACGGGATTCCGGGTGAGTTGAAAGCGACCGGGTTAGGTGGCGGGTTCCGGATCGGCAAGGAACTGCGCCAGCGCGCTGTTGCAGGCGGCGGTGGCGTCCTGCTGAACCCAGTGGGAGACGCCGGCGAGGTCGACGCGGGTGAGGTTGGGAGCGAACTCTTCGGTGCCGTGGGTGGTGGCGTAGGAGAGTGCGACGTCGGCCATGCCCCAGATGAGCAGCACCGGGACCGTGATGGGCGGGAAGCCGAGGCGGAGCTGACGCCGAAAGCCGCCGCGAAGGAAGGCGCGGTACCAGTGAATCATGGCGCGGGCAGCGCCGGGCTGCGCGGCATTGGCGGCGCAGAGGTCGAGCAAGTCGCGCGGGAACGTGGCCGGCGAGGTGGAGGAGCGGAGCATCATTTGGCGGACGGGCGCACCGCCGCGGCGGCTGAGGAGCCACTCCGGCAGCCACGGGATTTGGAAGAAGAGCATGTACCAGGAGCGAAGCATCTGGCCGGGGTTGCGGCGGAGCTCGCGGGCGAAGCAGACCGGGTGCGGGACGTTGAGGATGGCGAGGGCGCGGAGAGGACGAATGCGGCGGGTGGCGAAGGTCCAGGCGACGAGCGCGCCCCAGTCGTGCGCGATGAGGACGACTTCGGGGGCGCCCGAGGCGTCGATGAGGGCGGCGACGTCGGCCATGAGGTGCTCGATAGCGTAGTCGGAGACGTGCGGCGGGCGCGAGGTTTTGCCGTAGCCGCGCTGGTTTGGCGCCCAGACGCGATAGCCGAGTGGGGCGAGCGCGGGCATCTGCTGGCGCCAACTGTCGGCGACTTCGGGGAAGCCGTGCAGGCAAAGTGCGAGACGCGGGCCGGTGCCGCAGGTGAGGACTTCGAAGCGAAGGCCGTTGGCTTCGATGAACTCGGTGTGGACGGGTGGTTGCGGCATGGTGAGCTTCCCTGCCCTGTGTGATGCGAGGCGTTCGGGATGCTGCGCGGTCAGGCCGACGTTTGTGGCGGCTTCGGCGCTGCGCCCTGCTGCGCGAACTGCTTTGGGGAGCAGCCGGCGACGCGGCGGAATGCCGTGCTGAAGGCGCTGGAAGACTGGAAGCCGACCGCGAGGGCTATCTCGCCGATGGTTTGTGTGCCGTAACGGAGCTTGTCCTTGGCGATGGCGATGCGCCAGCCGGTGAGGTACTCGATGGGGCTGACGCCCATGACCTCCTGGAAGCGCACGGCGAAGGTGGAGCGCGAGACGCCGCAGAGGCGGGCAAGCGCCGCCACGGTCCAGGCGCGGGTGACCTGCCCATGCATCGCGATGAGCGCTTGCGAGATTACGGGGTCGGCCAGGCCCGCCAGGAGCCCTTTCGTCTTTGGGTCGAGTCGCGGCACTTCGTTCCGCAGCACCTCCAGCAGCGTGAGTTCGATGAGGCGACGGACGATGAGGTCGCTGCCCGGTCCGGGGGATTGACCTTCGGCGTCGTTCAGGGTGAGCAGCGAGCGGATGCGCCACGAGGTCTGCTGGCCGGCCGCCACGTGGAGCGTGGACGGGAGCAGGCTCCATAGAAGGGCTTCGTTCGCCGTGTCGAAGACGAAACGACCGCAGCGGAGGACGACGCGTGGACCTGTAGCTTCGCCAAGGACGAGTTCGGTGCTGCCCGTGGAGGAGACCAGGGCTTCACTGTCCTGCGGGTGGAGATCAGGATCGGTGGTGAGAGAGAACGGCGATGAGGTGCGGATCAGGGCGAAGTCGCCGGTGTTGAGGAAGCGCGGTTCGGCGTCGGGACGCGTGAGCTGGAGTTCGCCTGTTTCGACCCAGCAGAAGAGGAGGTCGTCGCGCTTGCGGAAGGAGAGGGCCCAGCGACCGGTGCCCTGGATCCGTCCCCACAACGTGGCGCGCGGCCGGAGCAGGCCGATGAGGTCGGCGAACGGGTCCATGCGGAATTGGACGAACTGTAAACGATCTCGAACTTTGAAGTATCGAAAGTTTGAGTGCCGATGCCTAGCCTCGAAGAGAGCCGTTCGCTGCGGTGAACGGTTCGGACTTCAAACAGCATGCAGAGGTGAGGAGATGGCGTCGAAGGCAGTCGAGATCTATAAGCAGTACGTTGAGGCGTGGTCCGCCATTTCGGAGGAGGAGCGTCGCTCCATTCTGGAGCGGGTTGTGGATGCGACGTGAGCTATCGCATTCCGCGGATGGAGGGAACGGGACACGCGATTGTGATCGAGGACATGCAGGAGTTTCAGGCGAAGTTTCCGGGCGGCAGGTTCGCCTTGCGCAGTGTGTCAGAGCATCACGATGTGGCCCTGATGGAGTGGCAGCTGATTTTGCCGGACGGGACGCCAGCGGTGCTCGGACACGATGCGGTGCGAGTGACGGAAGGCGGAAAGCTGGGGCAGATCGTCACGTTTGCGCCGTCGACACCGGAGGCGTAACGACCGCGTTTCCTGCTTCGTCGGTGTTGAGGCGCGACCACCTGCACGCCGGTAGCGTACCTTTTCGCGGCAGTGTAAGCGGGCGTACATTGGAGATCGCAGGCGCGTGGAGGCACACGGATGCGGAGATCGGGATGTCGGTTCGCAGCTTGCGTGCTGGTGTCGTTCTTCTGCGGAGCGGCCGGAGCGCAGAGCAGCACAGTCGATTCGACACAGACCGGTGCCACCGGTTCTGCGCAAACCTACACGCTTCGCGCCAGTGCACGGTCCGTCATCACGGACGTGCTGGTGCTGGATCATGCTGGCAGGCCAGTCCACGGGTTGCCGCAATCGGCGTTTCACCTTTCTGACGAAAAGCAGGCACAGAACTCTTACCTCGTTTGAGGAGCACGCCGATGTTGCGCAACCGGCTTTGGCGGAGGATGCGCTTGCGCCAGGGGTGTTCACCAATGCGCGGCGGATGCACATGCCATCCGTGGTGAACATCGTTGTGCTGGATATCGCGAACCTATCGTTGCCAGACCAGATGTACCTGTCAACGCAGATGGAGCGGTGTATCGAGCATTTGCCGGCTGGTGTGCCGCTGGCGATGTACCTGAATACAGGTCTGCATTCGGTTCTGCTGCAGGACTTTACCGCGAATCACGACCGCCTGCTGGACGCGGTGCACCGTGCCTTGCCGCACTTTGCGGCGCTGGGACGGGAACGCTTTACGGACATCACGACGCTGCGCGGCATCGCTGTCGACTTCGCCGGGATACCTGGCCGCAAGAATGTGTTGTGGTTCTCCGGTGGGTCCGCGCTTTCGTTGAATCCGACCGGGATGGTCGCTACACCGAGCGCTGAGCTACGCCTGGTGTACGACGAATTGGAAGCTGCTCGTGTGGCGGTGTATCCCATCGACGCACGCGGCCTGCTCGTCGGGTCCACTCTGCCTGTGTTGAGTGCGCAGCATGGCCTGATGGAGGATGTTGCAACGGCGACGGGAGGACTGCCGTTCTACAACAACAATGGAGTCTGGCAGGCAGCAATCCGCGACCTACTGAGCGGCAGCAACTTCTACACGTTGAGTTACACCCCAAAGAACCTGAAGTTCGACAACCGGTGGCATCGAGTGCGGGTCACGGTCGACGGGCCGTACACGCTTAGCTATCGCCAGGGTTACTTTGCGGATGGGTCCAACATCACGGTGCCCGCTGGCGCGCGCACCCGCCTGCTTGCGGGGAACAGGACCGAGCAGGTGGAACAACGTACTCCGATTGTGTTTCGCGCAGAGGTGAAGCCGGTTGCTCCCGGTGCGTTGCACCCAGGAGAACGACCGCCCGCGCCTGGGCAGACGCGCTACTCGATCGATTACCTCATTCCGGGCAAAGCGCTCAGCGTGAAGCAGCAGGGTGCCGAGGCAGATGCGGTCGTCGGCGTGGGATTTCTTGCGCTCGACCGGGATGGCAGACCGCTCGTGCAGCATGCAAGCGCATCACCTTTTCCGTCGATCAGGAGAAGTTGAAGGAGCACCCGGATGCGATGCTGCCGATCTCAGAACAGATGGATCTGAATCGGGGAGATACCTACGTGACACTCGTGGTCTGGGATGAGATCAGTCATGAGGTAGGAACCCTGAATGTTCCGCTGCGCGTGCCGCAAGCGCGTTGAGTCGCTTCCGACAAACGGCGTTTGTCGGAAGGTATGTAAGCCCGTGAGAGTGATGCTAACCGCGTAAGTTATCTGCCGGCTTCGATGAAGGTTACTTTGTTGATTTCTTTCAGGGTAGTTATGCCGTGGCGGACGCGGTCTAGGGCGGAGTCGCGGAGGAAGTTCATGCCCTTGTCGCGGGCGCGTTTGCGGATTTCGGAGCCGGGCTTTTTGTCGAGCAGCATCTCGCGGACTTCGTCGTCGAGTTCGAGGAGTTCGTGGATGGCGGAGCGGCCGCGGTAGCCGGTGCCGCCGCACTCGATGCAGCCCTGGCCTTCGCGGAACTGGAAGCCGCGCCACTCGTCGGGGTTCAGGCCGTTTAGCTCGAGATCTTCGTCACTGTGCGTGACATAGGTGGAACAGAAGTCGCAGTTCTGCCGGACGAGGCGCTGCGCCAGGATGCAGTTGAGCGCGGAGACGAAGTTGTACGGCTCGACGCCCATGTTGAGAAAGCGGCCGAGCACGTCGACGACGTTGTTGGCGTGGACGGTGGTGAAGACGAGGTGGCCGGTGAGCGCGGAGTTGATGGCGATCTGCGCGGTTTCGGCGTCGCGGATCTCGCCGACGAGGATCTTGTCGGGGTCGTGGCGAAGGATGGAGCGCAGGCCGCGCGCAAAGGTGAGGCCCTTCTTCTCGTTGACCGGGATTTGCGTGATGCCGCGGATCTGGTATTCGACCGGGTCCTCGATGGTGATGATCTTGTCGTCTTCGGACTTGATCTCGTTGAGCGCGGCGTAGAGGGTGGTGGTCTTGCCGGAGCCGGTGGGGCCGGTGACGAGCACCATGCCGTAGGGCTCCTTGATGTAGCGGCGGAAGCGGCGCAGGTCTTCGGCGGCGAAGCCGACCACGTCGAGCGAGAGCTGCTTGAACTTTTCGCTCATGGACTCTTTGTCGAGCACGCGCAGGACGGCGTTTTCGCCGTGCACGGTCGGCATGATGCTGACGCGGAAGTCGATGAGGCGGCCCTTGTAGCGGACGCGGAAACGGCCGTCTTGCGGAACGCGGCGCTCGGCGATGTCGAGCTCGGACATGACCTTGATACGGCTGAGGATGGTCTGGTGGTGCTCGCGCGCGATGGGCGCCATGGCCTGCTGCAGGACGCCGTCGATGCGGTACTTGACGAGCAGCGAGTCCTCGTAGGTTTCGAGGTGGATGTCGGAGGCGCGGCGCTCGAGCGCGGAGAAGATGGTGGTGTCGACGAGGCGGATGATCGGCGAGATGTCGTCTTCGCTGGTGAGCCGCTCGATGGAGATGTTCGAGTCGGGGCTGTCGTCGCCGGGCACAACCTCGTAGGTGAGGCCTTCGGTGGCTTCTTCGAGGACGCGCTGGGACTGCTCGGTCTTCTTAAGCAGGTCGGTGATCTGGGTGAGGGTGGCGACGCGGGTGATGAGGCGGGTGCCGAGCAGGCCGCTGATCTCGTCGAGCACCATGAGGCGCGACGGGTCAGAGACGGCGATGACGAGGCGGTCGCCCTGCTGCTCCAGCGGGATGAAGTTGTAGCGAAACATGAGCTCGACCGGGACGGACTTGACGAGGTCGTGCTGGATCTTGTGCTCGCGGAGATCAATGAACTCGGAGTGGTAGCGGCGGGCAAGGGCCTGCGCGCGCTCGGCGTCGTTCAGCTCCGGGGTGGCGAGTGGAATCGCGACAGGTGTGGCCATAGGGGTTGGACTGTGTCCTCGTCCAATGGTTTACCACGCTCCGTGCGGGAGCGGCCTAGGCCTGGGCGCCGTGGAAGGTGATGCGGTCGGGGTGGTGCCACCACGGCGTGGCGTTGTCCGGGGCGGGTGCGGTCTGGCGAGACCGGGCGAGCTTTGCCACGAAATCGGCCAGCGGCGTGCGATGGCACTCGCCGTTGCGGATGAAGAACGCACCGGGCTCATAGTGGCCACAGTCGTGGGTGCAGAGATTGGCCCAGTTCCAGGAGCCGAGCAGTGCCCAGACGGTGACGGCGACCACGTCGGCACCGGCGGCGCGGGCGGCGGAGGCGTCGTTCCAAATTTC contains:
- a CDS encoding alpha/beta fold hydrolase, which translates into the protein MPQPPVHTEFIEANGLRFEVLTCGTGPRLALCLHGFPEVADSWRQQMPALAPLGYRVWAPNQRGYGKTSRPPHVSDYAIEHLMADVAALIDASGAPEVVLIAHDWGALVAWTFATRRIRPLRALAILNVPHPVCFARELRRNPGQMLRSWYMLFFQIPWLPEWLLSRRGGAPVRQMMLRSSTSPATFPRDLLDLCAANAAQPGAARAMIHWYRAFLRGGFRRQLRLGFPPITVPVLLIWGMADVALSYATTHGTEEFAPNLTRVDLAGVSHWVQQDATAACNSALAQFLADPEPAT
- the pilM gene encoding type IV pilus biogenesis protein PilM; its protein translation is MPSLIPRSSFETRPRLAVEIRPEGVFAARAADASGILAQVARAELPRFAVQPGLRDRNLNDPARVSAAVRQVLTQLQQGKLRDVTLIVPDAAVRVILLDFDALPTDSDEALAVVRFRLSRLLPFPVDAAQISYQVMTDRARQLQVLTVAIPLLVLAEYEAAVRDAGFEPGAVLPSTLAVVGAIDEAAPGASAAAALLVNCSTDTMTTAIVRRGELLLHRTLETVPAALAEPSSLPPDTAVAVVPTLPAEAAFAAAAEPRQYGADDLAGVAVDEGPVVESFVPARDLVEAETYSAAIEIQRAVAVAAAYYEDQLAAPPSSVFTAGSLTAHQIGELLDGSGLTARELLQPEDLQPTVTTPVPHGLLAGLRGALRNESRTAVRPVARRWRAQA
- a CDS encoding AraC family transcriptional regulator; translation: MDPFADLIGLLRPRATLWGRIQGTGRWALSFRKRDDLLFCWVETGELQLTRPDAEPRFLNTGDFALIRTSSPFSLTTDPDLHPQDSEALVSSTGSTELVLGEATGPRVVLRCGRFVFDTANEALLWSLLPSTLHVAAGQQTSWRIRSLLTLNDAEGQSPGPGSDLIVRRLIELTLLEVLRNEVPRLDPKTKGLLAGLADPVISQALIAMHGQVTRAWTVAALARLCGVSRSTFAVRFQEVMGVSPIEYLTGWRIAIAKDKLRYGTQTIGEIALAVGFQSSSAFSTAFRRVAGCSPKQFAQQGAAPKPPQTSA
- a CDS encoding GspE/PulE family protein, which translates into the protein MATPVAIPLATPELNDAERAQALARRYHSEFIDLREHKIQHDLVKSVPVELMFRYNFIPLEQQGDRLVIAVSDPSRLMVLDEISGLLGTRLITRVATLTQITDLLKKTEQSQRVLEEATEGLTYEVVPGDDSPDSNISIERLTSEDDISPIIRLVDTTIFSALERRASDIHLETYEDSLLVKYRIDGVLQQAMAPIAREHHQTILSRIKVMSELDIAERRVPQDGRFRVRYKGRLIDFRVSIMPTVHGENAVLRVLDKESMSEKFKQLSLDVVGFAAEDLRRFRRYIKEPYGMVLVTGPTGSGKTTTLYAALNEIKSEDDKIITIEDPVEYQIRGITQIPVNEKKGLTFARGLRSILRHDPDKILVGEIRDAETAQIAINSALTGHLVFTTVHANNVVDVLGRFLNMGVEPYNFVSALNCILAQRLVRQNCDFCSTYVTHSDEDLELNGLNPDEWRGFQFREGQGCIECGGTGYRGRSAIHELLELDDEVREMLLDKKPGSEIRKRARDKGMNFLRDSALDRVRHGITTLKEINKVTFIEAGR
- a CDS encoding VWA domain-containing protein; the encoded protein is MLAGQSTGCRNRRFTFLTKSRHRTLTSFEEHADVAQPALAEDALAPGVFTNARRMHMPSVVNIVVLDIANLSLPDQMYLSTQMERCIEHLPAGVPLAMYLNTGLHSVLLQDFTANHDRLLDAVHRALPHFAALGRERFTDITTLRGIAVDFAGIPGRKNVLWFSGGSALSLNPTGMVATPSAELRLVYDELEAARVAVYPIDARGLLVGSTLPVLSAQHGLMEDVATATGGLPFYNNNGVWQAAIRDLLSGSNFYTLSYTPKNLKFDNRWHRVRVTVDGPYTLSYRQGYFADGSNITVPAGARTRLLAGNRTEQVEQRTPIVFRAEVKPVAPGALHPGERPPAPGQTRYSIDYLIPGKALSVKQQGAEADAVVGVGFLALDRDGRPLVQHASASPFPSIRRS